One genomic window of Ruminococcus gauvreauii includes the following:
- the tsf gene encoding translation elongation factor Ts: protein MAITAAMVKELREISGAGMMDCKKALTETEGDMDKAMEFLREKGLATAQKKAGRIAAEGIVMLKVSDDSKKAVAVEVNAETDFVAKNEKFQAYVAQVAEQAMDTTAADIEAFLAEPWKFETSQTVSEALAHQIATIGENMNIRRFAQVTEENGMVSAYTHMGGKIGVLVDVVTDVVNDAVKEMAKNIAMQVAALKPQYTNSAEISEEYIAHEKEILLAQIMNDPKESQKPEKVIQGMVNGRINKEMKEICLLDQVYVKAEDGKQSVGKYVEEVAKANGANITIKGFVRFETGEGIEKKEEDFAAEVAKQMGGN, encoded by the coding sequence ATGGCTATTACAGCAGCAATGGTTAAAGAATTAAGAGAGATCAGCGGCGCTGGTATGATGGACTGTAAGAAAGCTCTTACAGAAACAGAAGGCGACATGGATAAAGCAATGGAGTTCTTAAGAGAAAAAGGACTTGCTACGGCTCAGAAAAAAGCAGGAAGAATTGCAGCAGAAGGTATCGTTATGTTAAAAGTTTCTGATGACAGCAAGAAAGCAGTTGCTGTAGAAGTAAATGCAGAGACAGACTTCGTTGCAAAGAACGAGAAATTCCAGGCATACGTAGCTCAGGTTGCTGAGCAGGCTATGGACACAACGGCAGCAGATATCGAAGCATTCCTGGCAGAGCCATGGAAATTCGAGACATCTCAGACTGTTTCAGAAGCACTTGCACATCAGATCGCAACAATCGGTGAAAACATGAACATCCGCCGTTTCGCACAGGTTACCGAGGAAAACGGTATGGTTTCCGCTTACACACATATGGGCGGAAAAATCGGTGTTTTGGTTGATGTTGTGACAGATGTTGTGAATGATGCAGTGAAAGAGATGGCAAAAAACATTGCCATGCAGGTTGCAGCTCTGAAACCTCAGTACACAAACAGTGCTGAGATCAGTGAAGAATACATTGCTCACGAGAAAGAAATCCTGCTCGCTCAGATCATGAACGATCCGAAAGAGTCCCAGAAACCTGAAAAAGTGATCCAGGGAATGGTAAACGGACGTATCAACAAAGAAATGAAAGAAATCTGCCTGCTTGATCAGGTATATGTAAAAGCTGAGGACGGAAAACAGTCCGTAGGCAAATATGTTGAGGAAGTTGCAAAAGCTAACGGTGCCAACATCACCATCAAAGGCTTTGTTCGTTTCGAGACCGGCGAAGGAATCGAGAAGAAGGAAGAAGATTTTGCGGCTGAAGTTGCAAAGCAGATGGGCGGCAACTAG
- a CDS encoding TfoX/Sxy family DNA transformation protein, with the protein MAKLTSMRNIGKEMEKKLKSIGICSAEELLQAGSEEAFIRLKMRYPNVCLVHLYTLQGAIDDIEYNQLSDKVKGKLKSFSDSFK; encoded by the coding sequence ATGGCAAAATTAACTTCTATGCGTAATATTGGAAAAGAAATGGAAAAGAAACTTAAATCAATTGGTATTTGTTCTGCAGAAGAACTATTGCAAGCAGGCAGTGAAGAAGCCTTTATTCGTTTAAAGATGCGTTATCCTAATGTTTGTCTGGTGCATTTATATACGCTCCAAGGTGCAATCGATGATATTGAATACAATCAGTTGTCCGATAAAGTTAAGGGCAAATTAAAAAGTTTTAGTGATAGCTTTAAATGA
- a CDS encoding DUF1905 domain-containing protein, which translates to MENKGIRYEFTAKPYIYSSSADMIGWTFVSLPNDLSLEIRNNFKWLEQGWGRMKVTVKIGSTEWQTSIWFDTKQDTYLLPLKAIVRKKEKVVHNKDVNIIILV; encoded by the coding sequence ATGGAGAACAAAGGTATTCGTTATGAGTTTACAGCAAAACCTTATATATACTCATCGTCAGCAGACATGATTGGATGGACATTTGTTTCACTTCCTAATGATCTGTCATTGGAAATAAGAAACAATTTTAAGTGGCTAGAACAGGGCTGGGGTCGAATGAAAGTAACAGTGAAAATTGGCAGCACAGAATGGCAAACCTCTATCTGGTTTGACACCAAACAAGACACTTACTTGCTTCCACTCAAAGCAATAGTGCGGAAAAAAGAAAAGGTCGTACACAATAAGGATGTTAATATTATTATACTTGTCTAA
- a CDS encoding 3'-5' exonuclease, with the protein MLNSYIAFDVETTGLSPAEHEIIEIGALKVREGKVQERFITFIKPRLPIQENITRITGISNDMVAGARSREQVIPEFLEFCEEDILIGHNLIFDYSFIHNSARSLGYVFDRVGIDTLSIARSVHRELPSKSLGALCEHYRIQNQAAHRAYHDALATAKLYQTMSHYFEEKHPGLFAAKPLVCTSGECPPATPKQLSLLKRLTKQKGIMQDLNMETLTKNEASRLIDSILNPCS; encoded by the coding sequence ATGCTGAACTCATACATAGCTTTTGACGTTGAGACGACCGGACTGAGCCCCGCAGAGCATGAGATTATTGAGATCGGGGCTTTAAAAGTCCGTGAAGGAAAGGTCCAGGAACGTTTTATCACATTTATAAAGCCCAGACTGCCAATACAGGAAAATATCACCAGGATTACCGGCATCAGCAATGATATGGTTGCCGGTGCCAGGAGCAGGGAACAGGTAATCCCTGAGTTTCTGGAGTTTTGTGAGGAAGATATTCTGATCGGACATAATCTGATCTTTGATTACAGTTTCATTCATAATAGCGCCAGATCACTTGGTTATGTGTTTGACCGAGTCGGTATCGACACCTTGAGTATCGCCAGGTCAGTGCACCGGGAGCTGCCGTCAAAGAGTCTGGGAGCGCTGTGTGAACATTACCGCATACAAAACCAAGCGGCCCACAGAGCTTACCATGACGCCCTGGCGACCGCAAAGCTGTATCAGACCATGTCCCACTATTTTGAGGAGAAACATCCGGGATTATTTGCGGCGAAACCTCTGGTATGCACATCCGGGGAATGTCCTCCTGCGACGCCCAAGCAGCTGAGCCTGCTGAAACGTCTGACGAAACAGAAAGGAATCATGCAGGATCTGAACATGGAGACACTGACGAAAAATGAGGCATCCAGGCTGATTGACAGCATCCTAAACCCTTGCAGCTGA
- a CDS encoding CheR family methyltransferase, producing the protein MIRLNEKEFADIVRYMRETYGINLEKKQILIECRMARELERGGFNSFGSYFDKMKKDPDGRMVEELVERLTTNYTYFMREPEHFRLLNEKILPEMFQKSYTAFYNIWCAGCSTGEECYTLAMLLRDYRDAVAKMPNIRITASDISEEVLRKAEEAVYPARELEQLPIEWREKYCHMENKHQFSVDRDLRCNIRFIKQNLMKPVSEKYDLILCRNVMIYFDRESRRKLVRQLENSLNPGGYLMIGHAELLPGDETNLQLVYPAVYKKSVKENDQAAKENIWKRKL; encoded by the coding sequence ATGATTAGGCTGAATGAAAAAGAATTTGCAGATATTGTCCGGTATATGCGTGAGACATATGGAATTAATCTGGAAAAGAAACAAATATTGATCGAATGCAGAATGGCCAGAGAACTGGAACGCGGGGGTTTCAATTCCTTTGGCTCATATTTTGATAAAATGAAAAAAGATCCGGATGGAAGGATGGTAGAAGAACTTGTTGAGAGACTGACTACCAACTATACATATTTTATGAGGGAACCGGAACACTTCAGGCTGTTAAATGAAAAAATTCTCCCCGAAATGTTTCAGAAAAGTTATACAGCATTTTACAACATATGGTGTGCAGGGTGCTCCACAGGGGAGGAATGCTACACGCTGGCCATGTTGCTGAGGGATTACAGAGACGCGGTGGCGAAGATGCCGAATATCAGAATTACGGCGTCCGACATCTCAGAGGAAGTATTGAGGAAGGCCGAAGAGGCAGTGTATCCGGCGAGGGAATTGGAGCAGCTTCCCATCGAGTGGAGGGAGAAATACTGCCATATGGAGAATAAACATCAGTTTTCGGTCGACAGGGACCTGAGGTGCAATATACGTTTTATAAAACAGAACCTGATGAAACCGGTATCGGAAAAGTACGATCTGATTCTGTGCCGGAATGTGATGATCTATTTCGACAGGGAATCCAGGAGAAAGCTTGTCAGGCAGCTGGAAAACAGTCTGAATCCGGGAGGATATCTTATGATCGGACATGCAGAACTATTGCCTGGAGATGAGACGAATCTGCAGCTGGTGTATCCGGCAGTCTATAAAAAGAGTGTGAAAGAAAATGACCAGGCGGCAAAGGAGAATATATGGAAAAGAAAATTATGA
- a CDS encoding response regulator, with amino-acid sequence MEKKIMIVDDAMFMRKLIRRNLEAEGYRDIIEASDGESALELFWKEKPDLMILDITMTGMTGMKVLEEIMPKAPWAKVIMCSAVGQETMILDALSKGAADFIVKPFKNDEFIKIINNCIAEENTI; translated from the coding sequence ATGGAAAAGAAAATTATGATCGTAGATGATGCAATGTTTATGAGAAAACTGATCCGGAGAAATCTGGAAGCAGAAGGATATCGCGATATCATAGAGGCATCGGACGGGGAATCTGCACTGGAGCTGTTCTGGAAGGAAAAACCGGATCTGATGATTCTCGATATCACAATGACGGGGATGACGGGGATGAAGGTATTGGAAGAAATCATGCCGAAGGCTCCCTGGGCAAAAGTTATCATGTGCTCTGCCGTTGGTCAGGAGACAATGATTCTGGATGCGCTCTCGAAAGGGGCCGCTGATTTCATTGTAAAGCCGTTTAAAAATGATGAATTTATCAAAATCATCAATAACTGCATCGCGGAGGAGAACACGATATGA
- a CDS encoding methyl-accepting chemotaxis protein has translation MRKKFENMRIGKKLILTFALILVMYVVTVLTAVVNIRNMSDRMEQLYNGAFANVETSQKLLGNINNVQRNMILLAATDGIKDREAYLTDTKKLIDNAGTYVEELTTGYISGGEIAAELEEKFAGMVVPRDKMMTLLEAGDNEQALNIYFDEYDSIATQVRETLSQLVDAASADAQNSLNEGQAMNSRIVVLIWILAGVIILFTGILWYVITRSIIVPINTVKRAANQIANGDLDLEITYTSRNELGQLADDIRSTAEALSSYVREIKAGLSSLGSGCLSYRPNVEFKGDFIALGESMEEITHLLRESMQQISGSADQVSGGAEQVSSGAQVLAQGASEQAGSIEELAVSINEITDSVKENAENAHKSSLLADKVGTRLVTSNDQMEILLKSIREVQKNSKEITGIVKEIEDIAFQTNILALNAAVEAARAGDAGKGFSVVAGEVRRLASKTTGASKLTAELIEKNTEAVQAGMEAVDSAAEALKISVEGAQEVNRMVDKISAESSQQAIAITQIRKSVELISEIVQRNSATTEESAAASEELSAQAQILKELVEQFELA, from the coding sequence ATGAGAAAAAAATTTGAAAATATGAGAATAGGAAAAAAACTGATTCTTACATTTGCCCTGATTCTGGTGATGTATGTGGTGACCGTACTTACTGCCGTGGTCAATATCAGGAATATGTCGGATCGGATGGAACAGCTGTATAACGGTGCGTTTGCCAATGTGGAAACGTCACAGAAACTGCTCGGAAATATTAATAATGTACAGCGAAATATGATTCTTCTGGCAGCGACAGACGGGATAAAGGACCGGGAGGCATATCTTACCGACACAAAGAAACTGATAGACAATGCGGGAACGTATGTGGAGGAACTGACAACAGGATATATCAGCGGAGGAGAGATAGCCGCTGAACTGGAAGAAAAGTTTGCCGGTATGGTGGTTCCGAGAGACAAGATGATGACTTTGCTGGAGGCGGGGGATAATGAGCAGGCTCTGAATATCTACTTCGACGAGTATGATTCGATAGCGACACAGGTCAGAGAAACGCTTTCGCAGCTGGTGGATGCCGCCTCGGCAGATGCACAGAACAGTCTGAATGAAGGACAGGCTATGAACAGCAGAATCGTGGTTCTGATCTGGATCCTGGCGGGAGTGATCATACTGTTCACGGGAATTTTATGGTATGTGATCACAAGGAGCATCATTGTTCCGATTAATACGGTTAAAAGAGCAGCCAATCAGATCGCAAACGGCGACCTGGATCTGGAGATTACTTATACGTCCAGAAATGAACTGGGACAGCTGGCAGACGATATCCGAAGCACTGCCGAAGCTCTGAGCAGCTATGTCAGAGAGATAAAAGCCGGTTTGTCGTCACTTGGCAGCGGATGCCTCAGTTATCGTCCAAATGTCGAATTCAAGGGGGATTTTATTGCCCTTGGGGAGTCGATGGAGGAGATTACGCATCTGCTCAGAGAGTCCATGCAGCAGATCAGCGGCAGTGCAGATCAGGTGTCCGGCGGCGCGGAACAGGTTTCAAGCGGTGCGCAGGTTCTGGCACAGGGAGCATCGGAGCAGGCGGGCTCTATCGAAGAACTGGCGGTCAGCATCAATGAGATCACCGACAGTGTAAAGGAAAATGCAGAAAATGCACACAAGTCGAGTCTGTTGGCAGACAAGGTGGGAACAAGACTGGTAACGAGCAATGACCAGATGGAAATACTGTTGAAGAGCATCAGGGAAGTTCAAAAGAATTCAAAAGAGATCACAGGGATTGTAAAAGAGATAGAGGATATTGCATTCCAGACAAACATTCTTGCGCTGAATGCTGCAGTGGAGGCGGCCAGAGCAGGCGATGCAGGGAAGGGGTTCTCTGTCGTGGCAGGAGAAGTGAGAAGACTTGCATCCAAGACGACGGGAGCATCAAAGCTCACAGCCGAATTAATTGAGAAGAATACAGAGGCCGTACAGGCAGGTATGGAAGCCGTCGATTCTGCGGCTGAAGCCTTGAAAATCTCGGTAGAAGGCGCCCAGGAGGTTAACCGGATGGTGGATAAGATCTCTGCGGAATCATCACAGCAGGCGATTGCCATTACACAGATTCGAAAGAGTGTAGAGTTGATTTCGGAGATTGTACAGAGGAATTCTGCTACGACCGAAGAGAGTGCAGCGGCGAGTGAAGAGCTGTCAGCTCAGGCCCAGATATTAAAAGAACTGGTAGAACAATTTGAGCTTGCATAG
- a CDS encoding chemotaxis protein CheC: MDKSGELNENEQDMLKELGNIGTGNAVTALSAMLARPLEVHSTRLKLVSYQEMYEDPGSSEKEKIGIMLEACGEIEGIFLFLLDMEFAVRALDWLLEKKERDLARMDDMERSVFCELGNVMCGAYVNALAQLLNKRIEVTVPHLSTDMGGAIFSTVVSHLMKASDMLLMIDNEIRLDSETLCGQILFFPEMESMRKISEWLEEM, encoded by the coding sequence ATGGATAAGAGCGGGGAACTGAATGAGAATGAACAGGATATGCTGAAAGAACTCGGAAATATCGGCACAGGCAATGCGGTGACAGCCCTCTCCGCAATGCTGGCGCGCCCGCTGGAGGTCCACTCCACGAGGCTGAAGCTGGTAAGCTATCAGGAGATGTATGAAGACCCTGGCAGCTCGGAGAAAGAGAAGATTGGAATTATGCTGGAAGCGTGCGGTGAAATAGAGGGAATATTTTTATTTCTGCTTGACATGGAATTCGCAGTGCGTGCGCTTGACTGGCTGCTGGAAAAAAAGGAAAGAGATCTGGCCCGGATGGATGATATGGAGCGGTCAGTCTTCTGTGAACTGGGAAATGTAATGTGCGGTGCTTACGTCAATGCGTTGGCACAGCTGCTGAACAAAAGGATCGAGGTCACGGTGCCACACCTCAGTACGGATATGGGGGGCGCGATTTTCAGCACGGTTGTCTCGCATCTGATGAAAGCGAGCGATATGCTTCTGATGATTGACAACGAGATCCGCCTGGACAGCGAAACGTTGTGCGGACAGATTTTGTTCTTCCCGGAGATGGAATCGATGCGCAAAATCTCCGAGTGGCTGGAGGAAATGTAG
- a CDS encoding chemotaxis protein CheD has product MEKVIVGIAEGRAVHAGQTLISYALGSCVGICLYDMREKVAGMAHVVLPDAGHSTDQRNPYKYAASGVQTLIREMEALGAKRIRMTAKIAGGADMFQNAGGKWEIGKQNVDAVKQALRKAGIPVIAEDTGDNYGRTILFSGKDGSLEISTVRRATRVI; this is encoded by the coding sequence ATGGAAAAAGTCATTGTAGGGATCGCGGAGGGCAGAGCAGTGCATGCCGGTCAGACCCTCATATCGTACGCACTTGGCTCCTGTGTGGGAATCTGTTTGTATGATATGCGGGAAAAAGTGGCAGGGATGGCGCATGTTGTTCTCCCTGATGCCGGGCATAGTACCGATCAAAGGAATCCATACAAATATGCTGCATCAGGAGTGCAGACGCTGATCCGGGAAATGGAGGCGCTTGGGGCCAAGCGGATACGGATGACCGCCAAGATCGCAGGAGGCGCTGATATGTTTCAGAATGCAGGCGGTAAATGGGAAATTGGAAAACAGAATGTCGATGCTGTGAAGCAGGCTTTAAGAAAAGCCGGGATTCCTGTTATCGCAGAGGACACCGGAGACAATTACGGAAGGACCATTCTTTTCTCGGGAAAGGACGGCAGTCTGGAAATCAGCACGGTCAGGCGTGCAACGAGAGTGATTTGA
- a CDS encoding GGDEF domain-containing response regulator: protein MNASDRQIVLAVDDSLLICQQIKTALDGAEGVFLCEAHSGEEAVELVKLYQPDLILLDVVLPDADGYDLFEKLRSVDQNHASIIFLTSRDNDEDVVRGLTMGACDYIKKPFAHGELKSRVQIHLQMKKQKDELNKVNEELRSNMQKLNNMAFRDGLTGLYNRRYVVGDLAEDIQIHNEKKNVLILADIDDFKKVNDTYGHDAGDVALVCIAGIMGEVCQKFKVVRWGGEEFLIALMNVTEEEAFELSETIRRKVEQYTFFHDSVEFSCTITLGLHCYSEEEGIELNIKYADQALYYGKRHGKNCSVWYEEIE from the coding sequence ATGAATGCAAGTGACAGACAGATAGTATTGGCAGTCGATGACAGTCTGCTGATCTGCCAGCAGATAAAAACAGCTCTTGACGGGGCGGAAGGAGTATTTCTCTGTGAGGCACACAGCGGGGAAGAAGCAGTTGAACTGGTAAAACTGTATCAGCCGGATCTGATACTGCTGGATGTAGTTCTTCCCGATGCGGACGGGTATGACCTGTTTGAAAAACTGAGGAGCGTTGATCAGAATCATGCGTCCATTATTTTTCTGACGTCCAGAGATAATGATGAGGATGTGGTCAGGGGGCTGACGATGGGTGCCTGCGATTATATCAAGAAACCGTTTGCGCATGGTGAGCTAAAATCACGGGTACAGATACATCTCCAGATGAAGAAGCAGAAGGATGAACTGAATAAAGTGAATGAAGAACTGCGCAGCAACATGCAGAAACTGAACAACATGGCATTCAGGGACGGGCTGACGGGTCTGTATAACCGCCGTTATGTCGTAGGAGATCTGGCAGAAGATATCCAGATTCATAATGAAAAGAAAAATGTCCTGATTCTTGCAGATATTGATGATTTTAAGAAAGTAAATGATACATATGGACATGATGCGGGTGATGTGGCACTGGTATGTATCGCAGGCATCATGGGAGAAGTATGCCAGAAATTTAAAGTGGTCCGCTGGGGCGGGGAAGAGTTTCTGATCGCACTCATGAATGTTACAGAGGAAGAGGCCTTTGAGCTGAGCGAAACGATCCGCAGGAAAGTGGAGCAATATACGTTCTTTCATGACTCCGTGGAATTTTCCTGCACCATTACGCTGGGGCTGCACTGTTACAGTGAGGAGGAAGGAATCGAGCTGAACATCAAATATGCGGATCAGGCGCTCTATTATGGAAAACGTCACGGGAAGAACTGCAGTGTCTGGTATGAGGAGATAGAGTAG
- a CDS encoding chemotaxis protein CheA, with protein MGYFDSDEKEMLEVYMLETRQLLEQLDGFLLEAEKNHAFTESEIHAVFRIMHTIKGSSAMMRLSDLSRTAHKLEDLFAYYRETYGVIKDPEPELFDLLFTVSDYIAKELEGMSLDSYQPHPASDIEIRAEEYLRAAKQGRREDGGKQTEEIQETRGENAEEPERIPENFDGKGGVIVRIKLEEGCRLEHIRAFMLVRQIEGHCSCVESFPEHLDKAQSEAEYISRHGVLLRFESQEKNKVLDILRGGLFVASCEIVEDRTIRAVLPTEHTTKDDRESAEKKEAEFLNVRTDRLDRLQNLAGEMMIQMLTLDDALRRAGLEEIREGTAYQLNRLIGDVEKTVMEMRMVPVNSLVPKLRRIFRDICRVQKKDVEFVASCGDIEADKSVVEYVFEALMHIIRNAVDHGIETPAERAASGKEKTGKIVFTAESTVGELILSIQDDGRGIDAEKIKASAKKKGLLEKPEDAYDTQELWELILSPGFTTQEKVTDYSGRGVGLDVVKNIMEEAGGHLYIDSEAGKGSKFTIMLPLTLSTIECVRFRVGECRFSLPARYVSGFMEYREKTGLIQELKGGTSYIMMSEKMVPLIDLHRFYHLQGKTEDTAIIICLKKNDKEYCIIADSMYEQKRIVVKPLPPLFGTGFRRFTGISGLSMMGNGRICSALDVEILVNLYVSEGGYRIGH; from the coding sequence ATGGGATATTTTGATTCAGATGAAAAAGAAATGCTGGAAGTATATATGCTGGAAACCCGGCAGCTGCTGGAGCAGCTGGACGGGTTTCTGCTGGAAGCAGAAAAGAACCATGCATTTACAGAGAGTGAGATCCATGCGGTTTTCCGGATCATGCATACGATCAAAGGATCCTCGGCAATGATGAGGCTTAGTGATTTATCACGGACAGCACATAAGCTGGAGGATCTTTTTGCATACTACAGGGAAACATATGGCGTCATAAAAGATCCGGAACCTGAGCTGTTTGATTTGTTATTTACGGTATCCGATTATATTGCCAAAGAGCTGGAAGGCATGTCACTGGACTCTTATCAGCCTCACCCGGCCAGTGATATAGAGATCCGGGCTGAAGAATATCTTCGCGCGGCAAAACAGGGAAGACGAGAGGACGGGGGAAAACAAACGGAGGAAATACAGGAAACCCGCGGGGAAAATGCAGAGGAACCGGAGCGGATACCGGAGAACTTTGACGGCAAAGGAGGCGTGATCGTCAGAATTAAACTGGAGGAGGGATGCAGGCTGGAACATATTCGTGCGTTTATGCTTGTCCGGCAGATCGAGGGACATTGCAGCTGCGTGGAATCATTTCCGGAGCATCTTGACAAGGCACAGTCAGAGGCAGAATACATCAGCAGACACGGAGTGCTGCTCCGGTTTGAGAGCCAGGAAAAGAATAAGGTGCTCGATATTCTTCGGGGAGGTTTGTTTGTGGCATCCTGCGAGATCGTAGAAGACCGGACGATAAGAGCGGTTCTGCCAACAGAACATACGACGAAAGATGACAGGGAATCAGCGGAAAAGAAAGAGGCGGAATTTCTGAATGTCAGGACAGACCGTCTGGATCGCCTGCAGAATCTGGCCGGAGAGATGATGATACAGATGCTGACACTGGACGATGCGCTGCGCCGGGCGGGACTGGAGGAGATCAGAGAGGGGACTGCATATCAGCTGAATCGTCTCATCGGTGATGTGGAAAAAACAGTGATGGAGATGCGGATGGTTCCTGTCAACAGTCTTGTTCCAAAACTTCGCAGGATTTTTCGTGACATCTGCCGTGTTCAGAAAAAGGACGTAGAATTTGTTGCCAGCTGCGGGGATATTGAGGCGGACAAAAGTGTCGTGGAATATGTCTTTGAAGCGCTGATGCACATCATTCGCAATGCGGTAGACCACGGAATTGAGACGCCGGCAGAACGTGCGGCTTCCGGTAAGGAAAAAACCGGAAAGATTGTCTTTACCGCGGAGAGTACTGTCGGTGAACTGATCCTTTCGATTCAGGATGACGGACGGGGAATTGATGCAGAGAAGATCAAAGCATCTGCAAAGAAAAAAGGGCTTTTGGAAAAACCGGAAGATGCGTATGATACACAGGAACTGTGGGAACTGATTCTCTCGCCCGGTTTTACAACCCAGGAGAAGGTTACAGACTATTCAGGACGCGGAGTGGGGCTTGATGTTGTTAAAAATATCATGGAGGAGGCAGGCGGACATCTTTATATAGACAGCGAGGCAGGAAAAGGGAGTAAGTTTACAATTATGCTTCCGCTGACGCTCTCTACGATTGAATGTGTGCGCTTCCGGGTGGGGGAATGCAGATTTTCGCTGCCGGCGCGTTATGTGTCTGGTTTTATGGAGTACAGGGAAAAAACGGGTCTGATACAGGAGCTGAAAGGCGGAACTTCCTACATCATGATGTCGGAAAAAATGGTACCGCTGATAGACCTTCACCGCTTCTATCATCTGCAGGGGAAAACCGAAGATACTGCGATCATCATATGCCTGAAAAAAAACGATAAGGAGTACTGTATCATAGCGGATTCCATGTATGAACAGAAGCGTATTGTGGTGAAACCACTGCCGCCTCTATTTGGCACTGGATTCCGCCGTTTTACGGGAATCAGCGGGCTCAGTATGATGGGAAATGGCAGAATCTGTTCGGCACTGGATGTGGAAATACTTGTGAATCTGTACGTGAGCGAAGGAGGATACAGAATTGGACATTAA
- a CDS encoding chemotaxis protein CheW, with protein MDINKEILCIPGRTKNYAVEFTYIKEICPNMRVSKVPCLPEHFAGVFHYQGAIIPVIRLEEEAETGKDKTRSVILVLEYQKYQLGILLFRDPYMVQAEDMTWIDMPGHEETGTDTWTGKAFYKYRDHLFSLGDIEKLMDHLMIFHNA; from the coding sequence TTGGACATTAACAAAGAGATTCTATGCATTCCCGGCAGGACAAAGAACTATGCCGTGGAGTTTACATATATCAAAGAAATCTGCCCGAATATGCGGGTGTCTAAAGTCCCGTGTCTCCCAGAGCATTTTGCGGGTGTCTTCCATTATCAGGGGGCAATTATACCGGTTATCAGGCTGGAGGAAGAAGCGGAAACCGGGAAAGATAAGACCAGGTCAGTGATTCTGGTTCTGGAATATCAGAAATATCAGCTCGGAATATTGCTTTTCAGAGACCCGTATATGGTACAGGCAGAGGACATGACCTGGATTGATATGCCGGGACACGAAGAAACGGGGACGGACACCTGGACAGGAAAGGCATTCTATAAGTACAGGGATCACTTGTTTTCTCTTGGAGATATTGAGAAACTGATGGATCACCTGATGATCTTTCATAACGCATAA